A genomic region of Desulfosarcina ovata subsp. ovata contains the following coding sequences:
- a CDS encoding 5' nucleotidase, NT5C type has translation MIDPAALAFDIDGVIADTMHLFLDILRDHYDVHTVRYEEITCYHLDECLDLDEALLTEATDRILDGRYRATLAPIPGAGQVLRRIAAATGRVLMVTARPDGELIEGWMRGLLDGQHHRARIVATGSFEAKIDVLHENRIQWFVEDRLETCHLLKSSGIEPVVFRQPWNQDRHDYLEVDSWPALERQIAFP, from the coding sequence ATTGCCGATACCATGCACCTTTTTCTGGATATCCTCAGGGACCACTACGATGTTCACACGGTGCGTTACGAGGAGATCACCTGCTACCACTTGGACGAGTGCCTGGATCTGGACGAAGCATTGCTGACGGAAGCCACGGACCGGATTCTCGACGGCCGCTACCGGGCGACGCTGGCGCCCATTCCCGGTGCCGGGCAGGTGTTGCGGCGGATTGCCGCGGCCACCGGCCGCGTACTGATGGTAACCGCCCGCCCGGATGGGGAACTGATCGAGGGGTGGATGCGCGGGCTGCTCGACGGGCAACACCACCGGGCGCGGATCGTGGCCACCGGTTCTTTTGAAGCCAAGATCGACGTGCTGCATGAAAACCGGATCCAATGGTTCGTGGAGGATCGCCTGGAGACCTGCCATCTGCTCAAGTCCTCCGGCATCGAACCGGTGGTGTTCCGTCAGCCGTGGAACCAGGATCGCCACGATTACCTTGAAGTCGACTCCTGGCCGGCCCTGGAAAGGCAGATCGCGTTTCCATGA
- the hslU gene encoding ATP-dependent protease ATPase subunit HslU, producing MNDLKPGDIVAELDKYIIGQHAAKRSVAIALRNRWRRRQVPDDLRDEIAPKNIILIGPTGVGKTEIARRLSRLSDSPFFKVEASKFTEVGYVGRDVESMVRDLTELTVNAVRARAQEAVREKAGRIAEERMLDLLLPKADPPRAENSGEGGLEVVGAPPENGHSTREKLRKMLKAGKLDNRYVDLDVADRSMPMVEIFSNVGMEEMGINFKDMLGPLMPKNTRRRKVKVPEALKIMSAEEAQNLVDMEAVVQDAVERVEQAGIIFLDEIDKIAGGGGKGHGPDVSREGVQRDLLPIVEGSTVTTKYGPVKTDHILFIASGAFHTIKPSDLIPELQGRFPIRVTLDSLGREEFVRILTEPQNALLLQYMALLKTEGVELVFSDEAVEKIAEIAEEVNTRTENIGARRLHTLMERLLEDILFDAPDLETTQMTIDGAYVVEKLKAIKDDEDLSRYIL from the coding sequence ATGAATGACCTGAAACCGGGCGACATCGTCGCCGAACTGGACAAATACATCATCGGGCAGCACGCGGCCAAACGGTCGGTGGCCATCGCCCTGCGCAACCGCTGGCGCCGCCGACAGGTGCCCGACGACCTCAGGGACGAGATCGCCCCCAAAAACATCATTCTCATCGGTCCCACGGGCGTGGGCAAAACCGAGATCGCCCGGCGCCTCTCCCGGCTCAGCGACTCGCCGTTTTTCAAGGTCGAAGCCTCCAAGTTCACCGAGGTGGGCTACGTGGGCCGGGACGTGGAATCCATGGTGCGCGACTTGACCGAACTGACGGTTAATGCCGTCCGCGCCAGGGCCCAGGAAGCGGTCCGCGAGAAGGCCGGCCGCATTGCCGAAGAGCGCATGCTGGACCTGCTGCTGCCCAAGGCGGATCCGCCGCGTGCTGAAAACAGCGGCGAGGGTGGCCTGGAGGTGGTCGGTGCGCCGCCCGAAAATGGTCATTCCACCCGCGAAAAACTGCGCAAGATGCTTAAGGCCGGCAAGCTGGACAACCGTTATGTGGACCTGGACGTGGCCGATCGCAGCATGCCCATGGTCGAGATTTTCTCCAATGTCGGCATGGAGGAGATGGGCATCAACTTCAAGGACATGCTCGGTCCGCTGATGCCCAAGAACACCCGGCGCCGCAAGGTCAAGGTGCCCGAGGCGCTCAAGATCATGAGTGCCGAGGAGGCTCAGAACCTGGTGGACATGGAGGCGGTTGTCCAGGATGCCGTGGAACGTGTGGAGCAGGCCGGCATTATTTTCCTGGACGAGATCGACAAGATCGCCGGGGGCGGCGGCAAGGGGCACGGCCCGGATGTTTCCCGGGAGGGGGTACAGCGGGATCTGTTGCCCATCGTGGAAGGCTCCACGGTGACCACCAAGTACGGCCCGGTCAAAACCGACCACATTCTGTTCATCGCCTCGGGCGCTTTCCACACGATCAAGCCATCCGACCTGATTCCGGAACTGCAGGGCCGCTTTCCCATCCGGGTGACCCTGGACTCCCTGGGCCGCGAGGAATTCGTGCGCATCCTTACCGAACCCCAGAATGCGCTGTTGCTGCAGTACATGGCCCTGCTCAAAACCGAAGGCGTGGAACTGGTCTTTTCCGACGAGGCCGTGGAGAAGATCGCCGAGATCGCCGAGGAGGTCAACACGCGCACGGAAAATATCGGTGCCCGGCGCCTGCATACCCTCATGGAACGGCTGCTGGAGGATATTCTTTTCGACGCGCCGGATCTTGAGACCACGCAGATGACCATCGACGGGGCCTATGTGGTTGAAAAACTCAAGGCCATCAAGGACGATGAAGATCTGAGCCGGTACATTCTCTAA
- a CDS encoding tyrosine recombinase XerC: MSATLLKPQIDLFLESLASEKGYSAHTIRAYRQDLVEFAAYAARALPSVAEKGLETLTVGHIDALTIRGYLGFLHRRNEKSTIARKLSALRSFFRHLVRHRVADEDPTATLLTPKQSRPVPSYLSVDDMFRLLDQTADDTVLGLRNRALFETLYGSGIRVSELTGLNVFDVDAASGCVRVSGKGGRERIVPVGQKALDRIQAYRDRLYRRTGIDTASDGPLFLNKNKGRLSSRSVGRILETLIRRCSLAVPISPHGIRHSFATHMLDAGADLRTVQELLGHKSLSTTQKYTHVSIDRLMAAYDQAHPRR, encoded by the coding sequence ATGAGCGCAACGCTGCTGAAACCGCAGATCGACCTTTTTCTGGAATCCCTGGCCTCGGAAAAGGGCTACTCCGCACACACGATCCGGGCCTACCGCCAGGACCTGGTCGAGTTTGCCGCCTATGCGGCCCGGGCACTGCCGTCGGTGGCGGAAAAGGGGCTGGAGACCCTGACCGTGGGGCATATCGATGCGCTGACGATCCGCGGTTACCTGGGGTTTTTGCACCGGCGTAACGAAAAATCGACCATTGCCCGCAAGCTCTCGGCCCTGCGCTCTTTTTTCCGCCATCTGGTCCGGCACCGGGTGGCCGACGAAGATCCCACGGCCACCCTATTGACGCCCAAGCAGAGCCGGCCGGTGCCGTCCTATCTCTCCGTGGATGACATGTTCCGGCTGCTGGATCAGACCGCCGACGATACGGTCCTGGGGTTGCGCAACCGGGCCCTTTTCGAAACCCTCTACGGTTCGGGGATCCGGGTGTCGGAGCTGACCGGCCTGAACGTGTTCGATGTGGATGCCGCATCCGGGTGTGTGCGGGTGTCGGGCAAGGGCGGGCGCGAACGGATCGTTCCCGTGGGCCAAAAGGCCCTGGACCGGATCCAGGCCTATCGCGACCGGCTCTACCGGCGGACCGGTATCGACACGGCCAGCGACGGTCCGCTCTTTCTCAATAAAAACAAGGGGCGGCTGAGTTCGCGTTCCGTGGGCCGCATCCTGGAAACCCTGATCCGGCGCTGCAGCCTGGCGGTGCCCATTTCGCCCCACGGCATCCGTCACAGCTTCGCCACCCATATGCTCGATGCCGGCGCCGACTTGCGCACGGTTCAGGAACTGCTCGGTCACAAAAGCCTGTCGACCACCCAGAAATACACCCACGTAAGCATCGACCGGCTGATGGCGGCCTACGACCAGGCCCATCCCCGGCGATAG
- the hslV gene encoding ATP-dependent protease subunit HslV — protein sequence MDRYPQDHPLRFHGTTILAIRGKDRVVMAGDGQVTLNNTVVKHHARKVRRIYKERILVGFAGATADALTLTEKLEQKLERYNGNLTRSAVELARDWRADKYLRRLEALMIAVDGTAMLLISGNGDVIEPDQGVVAIGSGGVAAQAAATALLAETELDERRIVETSMKIAASLCVYTNDQITIDELLIHE from the coding sequence ATGGACAGGTATCCGCAAGACCATCCGCTCCGATTTCACGGCACCACCATCCTGGCCATCCGCGGCAAGGATCGTGTGGTGATGGCCGGCGACGGCCAGGTGACCCTCAACAACACGGTGGTCAAACACCATGCCCGCAAGGTGCGGCGGATTTACAAGGAGCGCATCCTGGTGGGTTTTGCCGGTGCCACGGCCGACGCCCTGACCCTCACCGAGAAACTGGAGCAGAAGCTGGAGCGGTACAACGGCAACCTGACCCGCTCGGCCGTGGAATTGGCCCGGGACTGGCGGGCGGATAAGTACCTGCGCCGCCTGGAGGCGCTGATGATCGCCGTGGACGGCACGGCCATGCTGCTCATTTCGGGCAACGGGGATGTCATCGAACCGGACCAGGGGGTCGTGGCCATCGGCTCGGGCGGAGTGGCCGCCCAGGCGGCGGCAACGGCGCTGCTGGCCGAAACCGAGCTGGATGAACGCCGGATTGTCGAGACCTCCATGAAGATCGCCGCATCCCTGTGTGTCTACACCAACGACCAGATTACCATTGACGAGCTGTTGATTCATGAATGA
- the argB gene encoding acetylglutamate kinase, which translates to MPSTIPAPNSTVADILIEALPYIRKFSGMTVVVKYGGHAMVDEQLKTDFARDITLLKFIGLNPVVVHGGGPQINRVLDQMGIRPQFVRGMRLTDGPTMDVVEMVLGGKVNKGIVAQINQEGGRAVGLSGKDGGLIQARKMHIVHQSDAGSPPEIIDPGMVGEVTRINPAIIHTLSEKGFIPIIAPVGAGSEGETYNINADLVASHMAMALSAGRLILLTDVDGVMDAAGQLISSIDADTIRSMIADGSISGGMIPKIEYALAAIKSGVPKVPIINGKRRHAILLELFTDRGIGTEVTE; encoded by the coding sequence ATGCCATCAACCATCCCTGCTCCCAATTCGACCGTGGCCGACATCCTCATCGAGGCCCTGCCCTACATCCGGAAATTTTCCGGCATGACCGTGGTGGTCAAGTACGGTGGGCACGCCATGGTGGACGAGCAGCTGAAAACCGATTTCGCCCGTGACATCACCCTGCTCAAGTTCATCGGCCTCAATCCGGTGGTGGTCCACGGCGGCGGCCCCCAGATCAACCGCGTGCTCGACCAGATGGGCATCCGTCCCCAGTTCGTGCGCGGTATGCGGCTCACCGACGGCCCGACCATGGATGTGGTCGAGATGGTGCTGGGCGGCAAGGTCAACAAGGGCATCGTGGCCCAGATCAACCAGGAGGGCGGCAGGGCCGTCGGGCTCAGCGGCAAGGACGGCGGACTCATCCAGGCCCGCAAGATGCACATCGTTCATCAGAGCGATGCGGGCAGCCCGCCGGAGATCATCGATCCGGGGATGGTGGGGGAGGTGACCCGCATCAACCCGGCGATCATCCATACGCTGTCGGAAAAAGGATTCATTCCCATCATCGCCCCGGTGGGTGCCGGCAGCGAGGGCGAGACCTACAACATCAACGCGGACCTGGTGGCCAGCCATATGGCCATGGCCCTTTCCGCCGGGCGCCTGATCCTGCTCACCGATGTGGACGGGGTGATGGACGCCGCCGGCCAGCTGATTTCTTCCATTGATGCGGATACGATTCGAAGCATGATCGCCGACGGCAGTATTTCCGGGGGGATGATTCCCAAGATCGAATACGCCCTGGCGGCCATCAAGAGCGGGGTACCGAAGGTGCCCATCATCAACGGCAAACGCCGTCATGCCATTTTGCTGGAACTGTTTACCGACCGGGGAATCGGAACGGAAGTCACAGAATAA